A genomic window from Silene latifolia isolate original U9 population chromosome Y, ASM4854445v1, whole genome shotgun sequence includes:
- the LOC141629437 gene encoding uncharacterized protein LOC141629437 produces MKPLLKLFSPRHQRTTKQLPQKFQKDLIKCCSKETTKFIIEDLDNDLFAILADESSDVSHKEQFAICLRHVNKKGKVSEKFLGIVKVDDTTSLTLMKATETLLGDHKLLMSNIRGQGYDGASNMGGGINGLKNLKLEMVRETQAKKVLEALGLNEIVSGKGLNQELGLSKPEDTRWGSHYKSIMNLIVMYSSMIDVLVKVGKAAKSNEDRAKAQTVVDHLESFEFIFMLHLMKVIFGHTNSWCEALQRKYQDIVNAMTLVDLTKKHLQDTRDHEWDRFLQSVCVFCAKLNIDVPSMSDSYAPRGRSRRFFDTKTNHERFRIDMFLSVIDKQLFELNDRFDEVNMELLLCMACLSPFNSFASFDKKKLMRLAEFYPNEFGALDKNTLVFELDIYESDMKQDSRFQQVKNLSELSMLLVKTDKHVCYPLVYKLLKLVLILPVATTNVERVFSSMTFVKNRLRNSMGNPLLNHCLVTYIEKVFFVQVSDDDVLKRFQNMKSRRGVVADFVKAPADKCNVPADHFNVPTGCSLFSSIVAFALLECPGSSPLVLPGV; encoded by the exons ATGAAACCATTGCTAAAGTTGTTCTCTCCAAGGCACCAAAGAACCACAAAGCAACTTCCCCAAAAATTCCAAAAAGATCTCATCAAGTGTTGTTCAAAAGAAACTACCAAGTTCATTATTGAAGATCTTGATAATGATTTATTTGCTATTTTAGCCGATGAGTCAAGTGATGTATCTCATAAGGAGCAATTTGCCATTTGTTTGAGGCATGTTAATAAAAAGGGCAAGGTGAGTGAAAAATTTCTTGGTATTGTGAAGGTTGATGATACTACTAGTCTAACTCTCATGAAAGCAACTGAGACTTTACTTGGTGACCATAAATTGCTTATGTCAAATATTCGTGGTCAAGGATATGACGGGGCTAGTAACATGGGAGGTGGAATTAATGGTCTTAAAAATTTG AAGTTAGAAATGGTAAGAGAGACTCAAGCTAAAAAAGTGTTAGAAGCTTTGGGGTTGAATGAAATTGTAAGTGGGAAAGGGTTGAATCAAGAACTTGGATTAAGTAAGCCCGAGGATACTCGTTGGGGTTCTCATTATAAATCAATCATGAATCTTATTGTTATGTATTCCTCGATGATTGATGTTCTTGTTAAAGTTGGTAAAGCTGCAAAAAGTAACGAAGATCGTGCTAAAGCTCAAACTGTCGTGGATCACCTTGAGTCATTTGAGTTCATCTTCATGTTACATTTGATGAAAGTCATCTTTGGGCATACTAATTCTTGGTGTGAGGCACTACAAAGAAAATACCAAGATATTGTTAACGCAATGACTCTTGTTGACTTGACTAAGAAGCATTTGCAAGACACTAGGGATCATGAATGGGACAGGTTCCTTCAAAGTGTGTGTGTTTTTTGTGCAAAACTTAACATTGATGTTCCAAGTATGAGTGATTCGTATGCCCCTCGTGGAAGATCGAGGCGCTTCTTTGATACGAAGACCAACCATGAACGATTTCGCATCGATATGTTTCTAAGTGTTATTGATAAGCAACTTTTTGAACTTAATGATCGTTTTGACGAGGTAAATATGGAGTTACTCTTGTGTATGGCTTGTTTGAGCCCGTTTAATTCATTTGCTTCTTTTGACAAGAAAAAATTGATGCGGCTAGCTGAGTTTTATCCTAATGAATTTGGCGCTCTTGATAAAAAcactcttgtgtttgaacttgaTATCTATGAGAGTGACATGAAACAAGACTCAAGATTTCAACAAGTGAAGAATCTTAGCGAGCTTTCTATGTTGCTTGTTAAAACAGATAAACATGTTTGTTATCCACTTGTTTATAAGCTTTTAAAGCTTGTGTTGATACTCCCGGTGGCGACGACAAATGTTGAAAGAGTATTTTCTTCTATGACATTTGTGAAGAACAGGTTGAGGAATAGCATGGGTAATCCACTCTTGAATCATTGTTTAGTTACGTACATAGAGAAAGTTTTTTTTGTGCAAGTTAGTGATGATGATGTATTGAAGCGTTTTCAGAACATGAAATCTCGTCGG GGagtggttgctgactttgtcaaagctcCTGCTGATAAGTGCAATGTTCCTGCTGACCATTTCAATGTTCCTACTGGCTGTTCGTTATTTAGCTCAATCGTGGCCTTCGCATTACTTGAATGTCCAGGTTCATCCCCCCTTGTTCTTCCTGGTGTCTAG